In the Flagellimonas sp. HMM57 genome, one interval contains:
- a CDS encoding SCO family protein, which produces MPTGANNNKKYTYVWVSTIILVFGIFAVYEITKRLKEGTIIENDRMSIGSLQTDLAFILTNGQKRRVPEFSFHNQDSLLISNKDFLGKVYVVEFFFTTCPTICPIMTKNLVELQDTFKAYDNFGVASFTINPRYDTPAILKKYTKRYGITDKNWHLMTGNQEEIYKLAQEGFYIVANEDESAPGGFEHSGMFALVDKEGYIRSRTDENGNPLIYYRGTITEKEGVNDEGEAQQITILKEDIKKLLLAE; this is translated from the coding sequence ATGCCGACAGGAGCAAATAACAATAAGAAATATACCTACGTTTGGGTGTCGACCATTATCTTGGTATTTGGAATTTTTGCCGTTTATGAAATAACAAAAAGACTCAAAGAAGGTACAATTATCGAAAATGATAGAATGAGCATTGGTTCTTTGCAAACTGATCTTGCATTTATATTGACCAATGGACAAAAAAGACGTGTTCCAGAATTTTCCTTTCACAATCAGGATAGTCTGCTTATCTCAAATAAAGACTTTCTTGGAAAAGTATATGTGGTCGAATTTTTCTTTACCACCTGTCCTACCATTTGTCCTATAATGACCAAAAATTTGGTTGAGCTTCAAGATACCTTTAAAGCTTACGATAATTTTGGAGTGGCTTCATTTACCATTAACCCAAGATATGATACTCCAGCAATCTTAAAAAAATATACCAAGCGCTACGGTATCACCGATAAGAATTGGCATTTAATGACAGGGAATCAAGAAGAAATATACAAACTGGCGCAAGAAGGCTTTTATATTGTGGCGAATGAGGATGAAAGTGCTCCAGGAGGCTTTGAACACTCAGGTATGTTTGCTTTGGTCGATAAAGAAGGATATATACGCTCCAGAACAGATGAGAATGGAAACCCTTTGATTTACTATAGGGGAACCATAACAGAAAAAGAAGGGGTTAATGACGAAGGTGAAGCACAACAGATTACAATATTAAAGGAGGACATAAAAAAATTATTGTTAGCGGAATGA
- a CDS encoding DUF420 domain-containing protein has product MISEVSIREKRFNKWITIISIVIPVVVALLFGYKIPNAEPLSFLPPIYASINGLTAILLIAAVFAIKNGKKDLHQKLMTTCIGLSLLFLVMYVAYHMTSESTKFGGEGAIKYMYYFILISHIVLSIAVIPLVLRTYAKAYLNDFTSHRKWAKYTFPIWLYVAITGVVVYLMISPYYVH; this is encoded by the coding sequence ATGATTAGTGAAGTTTCAATAAGGGAAAAGCGTTTCAATAAATGGATTACCATCATATCGATTGTAATACCAGTGGTAGTTGCATTATTGTTTGGTTATAAAATTCCAAATGCAGAACCGTTATCCTTTTTGCCTCCTATCTATGCTTCTATTAACGGCTTAACGGCAATACTGCTGATCGCCGCTGTTTTCGCTATTAAAAATGGGAAAAAGGATTTGCATCAAAAGTTGATGACTACTTGTATTGGTCTTTCATTGCTATTTCTTGTAATGTACGTTGCCTACCACATGACATCCGAGAGTACAAAATTTGGTGGTGAAGGTGCCATTAAATATATGTATTACTTTATTCTTATCTCTCATATTGTGCTTTCCATAGCAGTAATTCCCTTGGTTCTGCGTACCTATGCAAAAGCATATTTGAATGATTTTACTTCGCATAGAAAATGGGCAAAATATACATTTCCCATTTGGTTATACGTAGCAATAACTGGAGTTGTCGTCTACTTAATGATTTCACCGTATTATGTTCACTAA
- a CDS encoding ABC transporter permease, whose amino-acid sequence MFDIERWQEIFDTIRKNKLRTFLTGLSVASGIFILVILLGFGQGMQNGIEKEFKQDATTSIWAWPETTSKAYKGLNPGRVVRFKNRDYEMAGRLFKEEIEYESPRVFVRGVDIVYGNEALVYGIQGVSSEFQFIEGFGTSEGRFINYKDEISLGKVAVIGKKIKEDVFNKVDTPIGESIDISGIRFTIIGVFNEQNEREEERIYIPLTTAQRVFNGDDTLNTLSYTLPPAENFEEAVASAISFKDNLRNYLKEEHMVAPEDESGVRVWSAMEEAKRYYGITGNMKLFFWFVGVCTIIAGVVGVSNIMLIVVKERTREIGIRKALGAKPWSIVGMILHESIFVTAISGFAGLIFSMALLEVVGPHVEIDYIVNPSVNFNVAFSTVMVLIFAGTVAGFVPAWRAAKVQVIESLKDE is encoded by the coding sequence ATGTTCGATATAGAAAGGTGGCAAGAGATATTTGACACCATCCGTAAGAACAAACTCCGCACATTCCTCACGGGGCTATCCGTTGCCTCTGGAATATTTATTCTCGTAATTTTATTGGGCTTTGGGCAGGGTATGCAAAATGGCATTGAAAAAGAGTTCAAGCAGGATGCCACAACAAGTATATGGGCATGGCCGGAAACCACATCAAAAGCGTATAAAGGACTCAACCCAGGAAGAGTTGTTCGATTTAAGAACAGGGATTATGAAATGGCGGGTCGTTTGTTCAAAGAAGAAATTGAGTATGAATCTCCCCGGGTTTTTGTTCGAGGTGTAGATATAGTCTACGGGAATGAAGCCTTGGTGTATGGTATACAGGGAGTGTCTTCCGAGTTTCAGTTTATAGAGGGTTTTGGTACTTCAGAAGGCCGTTTTATAAACTACAAAGATGAGATTTCATTGGGCAAAGTAGCAGTCATTGGAAAAAAAATCAAAGAAGATGTATTCAATAAAGTGGATACTCCAATTGGTGAATCAATAGATATTTCTGGAATTAGATTCACGATTATAGGTGTTTTCAATGAACAGAACGAGCGGGAAGAAGAACGAATCTATATTCCGTTAACAACGGCCCAACGTGTTTTTAATGGAGATGATACCCTAAACACATTGTCTTATACGCTACCGCCCGCAGAAAATTTTGAAGAAGCCGTGGCCAGTGCCATAAGCTTTAAAGATAACTTAAGAAATTACCTTAAAGAGGAGCATATGGTAGCACCTGAAGATGAATCGGGTGTAAGGGTCTGGAGTGCTATGGAAGAAGCCAAGCGTTATTACGGGATTACGGGCAATATGAAACTTTTCTTCTGGTTTGTGGGTGTTTGTACCATTATCGCCGGCGTAGTGGGAGTAAGCAACATTATGCTCATAGTTGTAAAAGAACGTACTCGTGAAATTGGTATAAGAAAGGCTCTTGGGGCCAAACCTTGGTCCATTGTTGGTATGATTTTACACGAATCCATTTTTGTAACTGCCATTTCTGGATTTGCCGGCCTCATTTTTAGTATGGCCTTGTTAGAGGTTGTAGGGCCGCATGTTGAAATAGATTATATCGTTAATCCGTCGGTGAATTTTAATGTGGCATTTTCCACGGTAATGGTATTGATTTTTGCGGGGACAGTTGCAGGATTTGTTCCGGCTTGGAGAGCTGCTAAGGTTCAGGTTATAGAATCATTAAAAGATGAGTAA